Part of the Pseudobacteriovorax antillogorgiicola genome is shown below.
TATCTCGGGCCGATCGAACAAACTGTCTCGGATCTTGGAGAACGGCTAGAGAAAGATGTTCAGTTCACCCTAAAGGGGCAAGGTATAAAAGTTCCGAGACACTACTCTGAACTTCTTCACAATCTGATTCACCTGATTCGCAATGCTATGGATCATGGGATTGAGGATGCTGATAATCGAGGTAGCAAAGATCCGGTGGGTAAGCTGAGTCTTGAGTTTTCTCAACAAGGAGATGATCTTCGCATAGCAATTGAAGATGATGGCCGTGGAATCGATCCCGAACGTGTGAAGCTTAAAGCCATTGATAAGAAAGTCATCACCGAAGCAGACGCGCAGTCTTTAAGCGTCGAAGAAATCCAAAACTTGATTTTTCATTCCGGAATTTCCACCACTGAAGAAGCGAATGATATTTCTGGTCGTGGGGTGGGAATGTCGGCAGTGAAGGATATAGTTGAAAGCTCAGGTGGACAATTGAAAATAGAATCAGTGGTGGGCAAGGGAACAAGTTTTATCATTACCATTCCCAATCTTTTTGCTCCGCCCCAATACAGCCAAGCAAGCTGAATACCACATGGGTATTGCTCTCCAGCCTCGATCTCGATAAAATATATTAAGAGTTCTCATTGCTTTCTATGACGAGGAGCGTCGACATTGCAAAATCCTCATGAATTCATCGCAAACAACTCCCATGAAGAGATTAGTCGCTGTATTGTTCATCAACTGACTCAGAATGAAAGCACCATTGGCGCCATTCTGAAAACATCTTATGGGTATTTCTGGCTCGATTTCCGCAATGAAGTTTATTCCAATACCTTTTTTCGAACACTCAAGGAAACGTTGTCGGAATTCAATATGTGGCTCAACGCTGAGACCTCCCAGGGCTGTAAGGTGCCGAACTAAAACCTCAACAGGAAGTTTGAAGGGATCGGTGTGACTTAAAGTGTCAAGCCTCAGAAATACTACGATCAACGGCTGCCCAAGATTGGGTAAACATCATCTAGTTTGGTAAATAAGGCCTCTTTACAGAGGCATAACACAGATGCTAGTGCATTAAAACAGATTCTTACCTAGGGAAATAATTGTCTAACATCTGTCGGCTCTGAAAACGACCCAACTATCTCCCAAAAAAATAATAAAGAAGTAGTATTATTGGCTTGTTATAAGCCTTCCCGAGAAGTCTTAAACTGTTCCGCAGTCTTCCGCCGAGAAGTTTCACTGATTCAATCGGGGAGGTATCCGTGGTACTCCAAGGAGTGAAAATTTTCCGCTCGGAAGAAGAGGCGATCTTACTGAACGAACACCTGACGCGCAGTGGCGTCTACAGTCTCTATGAAGCTCACGGTAATAAATTCATACTGAAAGTAAGAGCAGTCGAGATTGACCTTGCCGTCAACCTCATCTCAAATTGTCCCATGCTCAAGGATTTACAGAAGTACAAAGCATCTAAATTGGGGCGCGTCAGCTGATGGACCGATCAAAATTCTCGCGAGAACAATTTTTGCCCAAGCGCGTTTTGATCGTCGAAGACGACAAATCGATGCAGAGCTTGATTCAATCTGCATTTCGCGACAATGGAATTATGGATGTCTTTTGCGTTTCAGACGGGGAAGAAGCCTGGAAGCAGCTTCATGAGTATAAGTTTGATCTGATGACTCTGGACTGGAAGCTTCCTGTGTTACATGGTATGCAGCTATTCAATCGGATTCGCCAAGATCGAAGATTGCGAAACCTTCCCATCGTTGTGATTTCTGGATTCCTGGATCACGAAGACCACGTCCTCACCGAAGACTACTTTTTTACAGCTAGCCTGAGCAAGCCATTTGACGAAGACAAGCTGATGAAGATTTCGAAGGAAATCCTTCGAGATCGTTTCGACTATCAAAAGATCCTACAGCGGGCGGAAACAGCTTACTTCGAAGATTTCGATCGAAACATCGACAAGCCTACTGAGATTATCAATGTCTGGTTGCAAAATATGGGACAAAATCCAAAAGGTGTGTCCATGGCTGCTTCGATCATAAGAAGCTTGAATGGGGTAGAGAGATCCATTTCGATGATCATGGACTCCTTAAAGATTCACCCCACAAGCTCCTTGCTGCTCCATCAACTCGCCATGTCGCAACTGATGTCAGGTGACTTCGATTCTGCTCGGACAAGTTTTCAGAAGGCTAATAACTTTTGTTCACACAACTTGGAACGGATTCTTTGGCTTGGTGAGCTAGAATTGCATCGAGGCAATTGTCAGGCTGGAATTGAATACTTTCAAAAAGCTTTGTCCCATGATACTGGTTCACCAACGATTCAAAAGGATCTTGAGCTTGCTAATCTGATTAAAGAAAAGCTTGCTCATTATTCCGTGAAAGACCTCGAAAATGGCCTTGGTAGCTTTCTTAATTCACTTGCGATTGAAAAAGTCCGTCGCGGTCAGTACGAGGACGGGGAAGGTCACTACGAAAAGGCTCTGTGCTTTTCGGGGAATGTGGTGGCGAAAGCCAAGCTTTATTACAACATGGGAATTTGTGAGGCCCGGCAGGGGCGGCGATCGGAGGCAGTTTCTTATTTCTTCCGATCCGTTGATCTTCTGCCAGATTACAATCGATCAATCGAGGCTCTCAGGAAGTTTGGCTATGACATCCACGAAAATGCCGCTTGAAACTTACTAGGTTCAGGCGCTTTTTTTGGGTTTTCTAGTCCCTTTGAATAGAAAATTGAGCCATCATAAGGGCTATATTTTATTGGAAGAATCTTTGTCGTTGAAGTCCTTCCACGGAATGCCGACCTTTTCTTTGAGGCAGTTATGATTGGGTAGGTCTTGAATTATGAACAGATTTTTACTTCCGTTAACAGTACCATTCTTACTTCTCGGATGTTTTCCCGGCGAGGGTTTCTTCGAGCAAGAAGCCGCGAACTTAGATTCGATTCAGGAAGTCGGAGTCCAGGTCGTAGGTGAAACATCTGTTGCGCAGGTCTTTGCCGGTGCGAACGTGACTCAAAGTATTGAAGTCCCCGAAGGCAGTCCTCTCGAAGGAACGTCCTTGTCGATCCCTCCTGGGGCTTTAAATATTAGCATGAACATTACGATTGAAGAGGCCGTGACTCCAGCGACCGATGGCAGCCTCGGTGATCTTGGTATTGTTGGTGCCGATACTGATTCTATAGCCACGGTGTTCAGTAATGATCAAAACGTCAAGGGTTTTGCTGACGGAATGGCCGGAACCATTCAAGTCTCCACAGGTAAAGCAACAACGGGTTTAGGCCTTGTGGATACCACTCCTGTGATGTTCTCAAGGCACGATAAAGATGACGGTAGTTGTGTCGACACTATTTATCAGCTAAACACTGGAGACTTCGTTACCCTTGCAAGCGGTAAAGAGGTTGTCAAATTCCAAACTGCATACTTTGGTACCTATCAAGTCATCCGGGTGCCCGATCTCAATTTTAGCACGAGTCCGCGCCAGACCCCCTGGGGGACCACCATCCTTGCAGAAGCTGTACCCGAAGAGTGTAAGATCGTAACCAAAACCGAGAAACAGGTTCTTGATACCCAAAACCCTGTCTCGCTAGGAGTCCTCAGCACAGAACTGAATGGCCAGATATTTGCAGTCATAGCACCGAAAATATCGGAAACACCCAAGAAGTGTAGTCTAACATTGCGTAGCGCTGTGGACACTGATGGCAAGACTTTCCAGGCTGCGCAGTCACGGGTTGAAGTCAACCTCGAAGGCAAAGGTTTTCCGCTCAAGGCGGAGGCTTCCTACCAATGTACCTTCAACGATGGTCGCTTTTTGAAAAAGAAAGTAGAGAAGCTGCCTCGTGGTATCCGGCTTCTGGTCGATCGCGACCTGCGACAGGTTACAATCCGAACCGATCTTCCCGAGGGTGGTGCTTGTAAAATCGACGCTTACCATGTCGATGACAAAACGGATACTCATGAGGAAGCGATTACCAACTACAATAACTATCTGCTGGATTTCAATGAAGATAGCGAAGACACGGACTACTATATCCGCGTAAGCTGTACTTATCCCACAGGCTTGGTGCTTAGAACGCCATATGCAAGGTTCGATCTGGGAACCTGCGACACCTGTAAAAATGAAGATGAGGGTGGTGATCAGAATACGACAAATCCTAACGACACGATCCCTCCAACAGTGAATAGTTTCACGTGGGCGACGTCGATCATGTCTCCAGGAGAAGCAAATATCGTGGTCGATGGCTACGATGATCAGGGTGATCTCCGGCGGATATGTTTTGCTATGACAAAGGATACCGGTGGTATGACTGCTCCGGTTGGTTGCTTCGATCTTATGCCAATCGGAGGCAACCAGTACCAGGCTACTATCCAACTACCTGATTACTACGTTCCCTATACCTACGACATTAGTTGGATCGATGTGGAAGACTACTCTGGTAATCGACGATGGTTCAATTCCATGTTTGGTGATACTTACTACCGCGAAGGTTATGATTTAGTCAATGGCGTTCACCAAGAACAAGGTATCTCGACAATGCCAGTCTTTAACTGGAACGTCAATGCAGGGCCCGGCAACAACCCAGATACTATGGCTCCAACACTTCTATCGTTCGGAAACATTGCGAGTACACTAGGCCTCCCTGGGGAGCTTGTGATTCCTTTCTCAATTTCTGACAGTGGCGGCTCTTTGGTGCCTAACATGCCCGCTCCGGTGTGTTTAACTATTGAGAACCTCGTTACGGGTCAACAATCAAATCGCTGTCCACACACAGAGTACATCGCCGCTGGCCAATACGAAGCTTATGTCCATTTAGACAATCAATATGAAAACGGCGACTACGGAATCAAGCAGTTTCTCGTGGGTGACCTAGCTGGTAATCAAGCTACTTACAGCGCTGCAAGTATGCCCGGAAATTATTCAGAAGCCCCTGGTATTAACGTACCAGTGGTGACCCTTACTGGTGGGGCCGATTATTCACCACCATTTATCGATCAACCCAATGCTGTCTTCATGGATCTTGCAACCTATGATGTGGGTGGCGGTTCGGTGATGGCTACCATTACCGTGGAAGCTACCGACCCAAGTGGGCTCGCTAATATCTGTGTTGTCATTGATCAAGAATTTGGCATGTACGAACACCATACGGGTTGTCATGTGCCAGTGGATAATGGGGATGGTACTTTTTCGGCTACGTTTACGCTAGCTGATTACTTTCAGAATGCGCCTCAAAACTATGTCCCAGCAAGGATTGAACTCTTCGATACCGTGGGCAACCGGACCGAGATGTACAAGATGAGTGGCGGAGATACCTATTATACTATCAATGGCAATATATCTGCGGTTCTGATTCCGACATTTGACTTCATAAATGCGACTCCTGACGGAACAGCACCGGTGATTAACTCATTGAGTTTTAACAACACAAACTACACAGTTCCCAACTCTGCAATACTAACGATGAATATAACAGATTCGGGTGCTGGCCTTGATTTCGGAAATGTATGTGTTCGACTGGAAACCGCGGCGTACATAAAGATGATCTATCACTGTGGAATTGCTCAGGCTGTCGGAGGAGATAACTACACTTTGGATGTTCCACTGAACCCTTGGATAGAAAACGGCACCTATAAATTGCTAGACGTGTCAGTTTACGACATGGCTGGTAATTACACAAATCTTTACGCTTCCTTTGGCGACGCACAATATATGTCAAGCCCCCTTGCAGTTTTGTCTTTTAATATCGCTGGAGCGTCCACAGATACGCTTGCCCCGACACTTACGGCGAATGCAGCCTACTTCGATCGAAGTAGCTACAACCCTGGTGACTATGCCTACCTCTTTATCGAGATAACGGATGATATATCAGGCTTTATGCCATTCCAAAATAATCCCTGTTGGCGTCTCACTAACGCGGGCTATTCTGAATGGATCTATATCTGTGGTTCTCTTAGCAATGAGGGAGGCAATCTATGGAAGTTTGGCTTCATGATACCTTTCGGCCAGCTTTATGACACCTACTTCCTAGAAAGCATCGACCTCACTGATCAGGCTGAAAATATGACAAACTACTATTCATCGTCAGCAGCAGGACCTTATAGCCCAGATCCAGGCTGGGCTCCTCCGACTCTGATCGTGAATCCTTAGGCGACTCACGAATCGCTCGGACAAACCATCACAGCGGCTCCTAACTCCAGCATTGTTGGGTAGGGGAGCCGACCCAAACTTAAACTCTCAGGGCGGAATATGTGATGCTTGCCGAATATGAGAAGCTTGGGCTTATCGTCCTTGGAAATCAGCTTGGTTAGCTCTTCGGCAGCTTCGCCAAATAAGACATTCCGCTCTACGTTGAGTGACTCGGCTCCCTGAAGTCTTTCGTAGCGGATTTTGAGCTGTTCCAAGGTTTGTTCGATAACTCGCTCGCGGTAAGTTTCCACCTTGGATAGCTCCTCTTCAGGCATTTTACCAAGAATCACTGCGTTTTTGATGTGGTCTGTAATCCTTTTGATATCTTGCTCGCTCATATCATGTATGTGATAGTGCAACAGATGATCGGCTTTTAAGGCTAGGGCAAGGTCTCTGGCATAGCTCATGATGCTGTTGCAGGAGTCGGTGAGATCGTCGCCACAGTAAATGGTAAGGTCAGGTTTGGTGATTTGGTCACAGCCTTGGGGAACGACAAGAACAGGAAAAGAGCTGCCTCTCATCAAGGAAATGCTTGTCGATAGGCCCTGCCACACTGAGTTCGAGTAGTTTGAGCCTAATACGATCAGGCCAGCTTTTCCTTTTTCAGCAACCTCTTCGATTCCTTCGATCAGGCTATCACGTTTCACGATGATATCGGACTCTACGTCTAAGCCTTCCTGAATCTTGCTCAAGAGCTTCTGGGCATTCTCCTCATCCAACTCATCCATGATGGGACCGTAGGTATCGAGGGGAAAGACTGGTGCCTCACCTGCATAGGCATAGTAATGAAAGGGTTTGAGAATATGGGTGAGAAGTAGCTTTGCTCTTAAACTCTGGCAGAGTGATTGGGTAAAGCGAACAAGATGGGTTTCGTCTTCATACAACGAAAGCCCTAGAAGAATACTCTTGCCAGTGATGTCTTTGAGTTCCATGGGTGCCATCCTTTCCGAGATTCTTGCGATAAGTCGTTTCAGTAAATTTAGTCACTGTCTTACACAAATTATTCAGTCAAGATCTTCAAAGCAAGATCTTTGCCACGCCTAGAATCAGTCCTTTTGGTGCTTAAGGGATCAAACCACACCATCCTAACTCGTTTTGCCAATCACTGCGAGTTTTGAAGCAGATTGGGATTTGCTCGGCAGCCAGACCTATGAAAAATTTTTAAGATGTTATGAGCTGACTTTATTAAAAATAAATTGCGAACTTTTGAACAGAAATGTGCGAGCAAGTTGAGTAGTGCTTGTGGTGCTTAATGTCTGACTCCGGCATCAGAGATGAGTAAATTTACCATATATTGGTCTTAAATCAAAACTAGCAAAGGACTTTT
Proteins encoded:
- a CDS encoding response regulator, with product MPKRVLIVEDDKSMQSLIQSAFRDNGIMDVFCVSDGEEAWKQLHEYKFDLMTLDWKLPVLHGMQLFNRIRQDRRLRNLPIVVISGFLDHEDHVLTEDYFFTASLSKPFDEDKLMKISKEILRDRFDYQKILQRAETAYFEDFDRNIDKPTEIINVWLQNMGQNPKGVSMAASIIRSLNGVERSISMIMDSLKIHPTSSLLLHQLAMSQLMSGDFDSARTSFQKANNFCSHNLERILWLGELELHRGNCQAGIEYFQKALSHDTGSPTIQKDLELANLIKEKLAHYSVKDLENGLGSFLNSLAIEKVRRGQYEDGEGHYEKALCFSGNVVAKAKLYYNMGICEARQGRRSEAVSYFFRSVDLLPDYNRSIEALRKFGYDIHENAA
- a CDS encoding universal stress protein, whose amino-acid sequence is MELKDITGKSILLGLSLYEDETHLVRFTQSLCQSLRAKLLLTHILKPFHYYAYAGEAPVFPLDTYGPIMDELDEENAQKLLSKIQEGLDVESDIIVKRDSLIEGIEEVAEKGKAGLIVLGSNYSNSVWQGLSTSISLMRGSSFPVLVVPQGCDQITKPDLTIYCGDDLTDSCNSIMSYARDLALALKADHLLHYHIHDMSEQDIKRITDHIKNAVILGKMPEEELSKVETYRERVIEQTLEQLKIRYERLQGAESLNVERNVLFGEAAEELTKLISKDDKPKLLIFGKHHIFRPESLSLGRLPYPTMLELGAAVMVCPSDS